In the genome of Aureimonas sp. OT7, one region contains:
- a CDS encoding ABC transporter ATP-binding protein, translating into MSELIIDGVGRIFPGVRGGAPVTALQPTSLTVPANDFVTILGPSGCGKSTLLRIVAGLDRPTSGRVTLDGVEIHGPGPDRGMVFQSYTLFPWLTVEQNIGFGLREKGVPEGVRRETVAQYIADVGLKGFENHWPKQLSGGMQQRTAIARALANDPKILLLDEPFGALDNQTRGLMQELLLGIWEREHKMVLFVTHDIEEAIFVGSRVVTMSARPGRIKSIIPVDLPHPRHYTVKSSPEFSRLRARLTEEIRQEAILAAAEH; encoded by the coding sequence ATGAGCGAACTCATCATCGACGGCGTCGGCCGCATCTTTCCGGGCGTTCGGGGCGGCGCCCCCGTCACGGCGCTGCAGCCCACCAGCCTGACGGTGCCGGCCAACGACTTCGTCACGATCCTCGGCCCCTCGGGCTGCGGCAAGTCCACGCTGCTGCGCATCGTTGCCGGGCTGGATCGCCCGACAAGCGGCCGCGTCACGCTGGATGGTGTCGAAATCCATGGACCGGGCCCCGACCGCGGCATGGTCTTCCAGTCCTATACGCTCTTCCCGTGGTTGACGGTCGAGCAGAACATCGGCTTCGGGCTGCGCGAAAAGGGCGTGCCGGAGGGCGTACGCCGCGAGACCGTCGCCCAGTACATCGCCGATGTCGGCCTGAAGGGCTTCGAAAACCACTGGCCGAAGCAGTTGTCGGGCGGCATGCAGCAGCGCACCGCCATTGCCCGGGCGCTGGCCAACGACCCCAAGATCCTGCTTCTCGACGAGCCCTTCGGCGCGCTCGACAACCAGACGCGCGGCCTGATGCAGGAACTGCTTCTCGGGATATGGGAGCGTGAGCACAAGATGGTCCTGTTCGTGACGCACGATATCGAGGAGGCGATCTTCGTCGGCTCGCGCGTCGTCACCATGTCCGCGCGCCCGGGCAGGATCAAGTCGATCATCCCCGTGGACCTGCCGCATCCGCGCCATTACACGGTGAAATCGAGCCCGGAATTCTCCCGCCTGCGCGCCCGCCTGACCGAGGAGATCCGCCAGGAGGCCATCCTGGCAGCGGCCGAACACTGA
- a CDS encoding iron-containing alcohol dehydrogenase — protein sequence MSAAPSDAIRVEEGLLPFSFRAVPAMLVEWGGARRLGPILAEFHAERDVLLVTDAGLHRAGALEPAKRSLVQSGFRVTVFDAVIADPPESVLMACVEAARASGCDLVVGLGGGSSMDVAKLAAVMIGSTQPLAEMYGIDRVVGQRVPLVQVPTTAGTGSEATNITILTTGETTKMGVVSAQLYADLVLLDAELTVGLPALHTAATGIDAMVHAIEAYTSRHRKNPLSDALAREALRLLSANLVDACRDGHARGPREAMLLGANLAGQAFANAPVAAVHALAYPLGGHFHIPHGLSNALMLGPVLSFNMQAAAPLYAELHDVVGGASRGDVAERAQGFVDEMETLMNASGAPRRLRDAGIGEESLPMLAADAMKQTRLLANNPVEVTEADALRLYRQAF from the coding sequence ATGTCTGCAGCGCCGTCTGATGCCATCCGGGTGGAGGAGGGCCTCTTGCCCTTCTCCTTCCGCGCCGTGCCGGCAATGCTGGTCGAATGGGGTGGGGCGCGCCGCCTTGGGCCCATCCTGGCCGAGTTTCACGCCGAGCGGGACGTGCTGCTGGTCACCGATGCCGGATTGCACCGCGCCGGCGCGCTGGAGCCCGCCAAGCGCTCGTTGGTGCAATCCGGCTTCCGCGTCACGGTGTTCGATGCCGTCATCGCCGATCCGCCGGAATCCGTCCTGATGGCATGCGTCGAGGCGGCGCGGGCGTCCGGCTGCGACCTCGTGGTCGGCCTGGGGGGTGGCTCTTCGATGGATGTCGCCAAGCTGGCCGCCGTGATGATCGGTTCCACCCAGCCGCTGGCCGAAATGTACGGCATCGACAGGGTGGTCGGCCAAAGGGTGCCGCTGGTGCAGGTGCCGACGACGGCGGGCACCGGCTCGGAGGCCACCAACATCACCATTCTCACGACCGGCGAGACGACCAAGATGGGTGTCGTTTCCGCCCAGCTTTATGCGGATCTGGTGCTGCTGGATGCGGAACTGACGGTCGGGCTGCCGGCGCTGCATACGGCGGCCACCGGCATCGACGCGATGGTGCATGCAATCGAGGCCTACACCTCCCGGCATCGGAAGAATCCGCTGTCCGATGCGCTGGCGCGCGAGGCCCTGCGCCTTCTGTCGGCCAACCTTGTCGATGCCTGCCGCGACGGGCACGCCCGAGGGCCGCGCGAAGCCATGCTGCTGGGAGCGAACCTGGCCGGACAAGCCTTCGCCAACGCTCCGGTGGCTGCGGTCCATGCGCTGGCCTATCCTCTGGGCGGGCATTTTCACATCCCGCACGGCCTGTCCAACGCGTTGATGCTGGGCCCGGTCCTGTCCTTCAATATGCAGGCGGCGGCGCCGCTGTACGCCGAACTGCATGATGTGGTGGGCGGGGCGTCCCGCGGCGATGTAGCCGAACGGGCGCAAGGGTTCGTCGACGAGATGGAAACCTTGATGAACGCTTCCGGGGCGCCGCGACGCCTTCGCGATGCCGGCATCGGCGAGGAAAGCCTGCCCATGCTGGCCGCCGACGCGATGAAGCAGACCCGGCTTCTTGCCAACAACCCCGTCGAGGTGACCGAGGCGGATGCGCTCCGCCTGTACCGGCAGGCCTTCTAG
- a CDS encoding NAD-dependent succinate-semialdehyde dehydrogenase codes for MSTSSNTGTASLRLSDPGLLKQQCLVDGAWRDAAGGETIAVTNPADGSTVAHVPVLSAGEVEDAIEASARAQRNWAALAAKERAATLRNWFDLMIANADDLAAIMTAEQGKPLAEAKGEIAYAASFVEWFAEEAKRVYGETIPAPASDRRIMVIRQPVGVTAAITPWNFPAAMITRKAAPALAAGCSMIVRPADLTPLTALALGELAVRAGIPAGVLQIVTGKAREIGAALTASETVRKLSFTGSTEVGRLLMEQCAPTIKRMSLELGGNAPFIVFDDADLDAAVEGAMLSKYRNAGQTCVCANRIYVQNGVYDAFAEKLSAKVAALKVGNGTEPGVAIGPLIEEKALRKVEEHIEDAVSKGATLLSGGKRLGGLFMEPGILTGVTQDMRVSHEETFGPLAPLFPFETEEQVIGMANDTIFGLAAYFYTRDFSRSVRVAEALEYGIVGHNTGIISNEVAPFGGVKQSGLGREGSHHGIEEYLEMKYVCSAV; via the coding sequence ATGTCGACGTCCAGCAATACCGGTACGGCTTCCCTCCGGCTCTCCGACCCCGGCCTCCTGAAGCAGCAATGCCTAGTCGATGGCGCATGGCGCGATGCGGCCGGCGGCGAGACCATCGCGGTGACGAACCCGGCCGACGGATCCACCGTCGCGCATGTTCCCGTATTGTCGGCCGGCGAGGTCGAGGACGCGATCGAGGCCAGCGCCCGGGCCCAGAGGAACTGGGCGGCGCTGGCCGCAAAGGAGCGGGCCGCCACATTGCGCAATTGGTTCGATCTCATGATCGCCAATGCCGACGACCTTGCCGCCATCATGACGGCGGAGCAGGGCAAGCCGCTGGCCGAGGCGAAGGGCGAGATCGCCTATGCGGCGTCCTTCGTGGAGTGGTTCGCCGAGGAGGCCAAGCGGGTCTATGGCGAAACGATACCGGCGCCGGCATCCGACCGGCGGATCATGGTCATACGCCAGCCGGTCGGCGTAACCGCCGCCATCACGCCATGGAACTTTCCGGCTGCGATGATCACCCGCAAGGCGGCCCCGGCGCTGGCCGCCGGCTGCAGCATGATCGTGCGTCCGGCAGACCTGACGCCGCTGACGGCGCTGGCGCTGGGCGAACTGGCGGTGCGGGCCGGCATCCCGGCCGGCGTGCTCCAGATCGTGACGGGCAAGGCGCGCGAAATCGGCGCAGCGCTGACCGCCAGCGAAACCGTGCGCAAGCTGTCATTCACGGGGTCCACCGAGGTGGGGCGCCTGCTGATGGAGCAATGCGCGCCGACCATCAAGCGCATGTCGCTGGAACTGGGCGGCAATGCGCCTTTCATCGTCTTCGACGATGCGGACCTGGACGCCGCGGTGGAGGGCGCCATGCTGTCCAAGTACCGCAATGCCGGGCAGACGTGCGTCTGCGCCAACCGCATCTATGTGCAGAATGGCGTCTACGACGCGTTCGCCGAGAAACTCTCAGCGAAGGTCGCCGCACTCAAGGTCGGCAACGGCACCGAACCGGGCGTCGCCATCGGACCCCTGATCGAGGAAAAGGCCCTTCGCAAGGTGGAGGAACATATCGAGGACGCCGTCTCCAAGGGCGCCACGCTCTTGTCCGGCGGCAAGCGGCTGGGCGGACTGTTCATGGAGCCCGGCATCCTGACGGGCGTGACGCAGGATATGCGCGTATCGCATGAAGAGACGTTCGGGCCCCTGGCGCCGCTGTTCCCCTTCGAGACGGAGGAGCAGGTGATCGGCATGGCGAACGACACGATCTTCGGGCTTGCCGCCTATTTCTACACGCGGGATTTCTCGCGCTCGGTTCGCGTGGCCGAAGCCCTGGAATACGGCATCGTGGGACACAATACGGGCATCATCTCCAACGAGGTCGCGCCGTTCGGCGGCGTCAAGCAGTCGGGCCTCGGCCGCGAGGGCTCGCACCACGGAATCGAGGAATATCTCGAGATGAAATATGTCTGCAGCGCCGTCTGA
- a CDS encoding FGGY family carbohydrate kinase, with translation MTMLQQAILAIDEGTSGTRAALVRADGGVTTPAYAPLKVTTPRHGVVEQDADALLETTLAMCRKVVASAPAEGVEIAALG, from the coding sequence ATGACGATGCTGCAGCAGGCCATACTGGCGATAGACGAAGGCACGTCCGGCACGCGGGCTGCCCTGGTGCGGGCGGATGGCGGGGTTACCACCCCCGCCTATGCACCACTGAAAGTTACGACGCCGCGCCACGGCGTCGTCGAACAGGACGCCGATGCGCTTCTGGAAACCACCTTGGCCATGTGCCGGAAGGTCGTCGCTTCGGCGCCGGCCGAAGGCGTCGAGATCGCCGCGCTGGGATAG
- a CDS encoding ABC transporter substrate-binding protein: MVARYGILAGLLASLAAAPAVAQTDVNLGFSGWTGFAPLTLAKEAGIFEKHGLNVTLSKIPQASRHLAMASGDIQCAATTVETWVAWSANGVPATQIFQMDKSYGADGIAVRGDIADFAALEGKTVAASAPGTSPYFLLAWMLKENGMTMRDVRIVNMEPGPAAQAFVAGQNDAAMTYEPYLSTVRDAPDSGKILATTLDYPAVMDTVGCTPTFLQENPEAGKALADSYFEALEMIAADPDKAYEIMGADVNQTGEQFANSAQHLRWQDKAANATFFEGEFKTFSEAAAELLLEIGVIREKPDVAMLYDDQYIK; this comes from the coding sequence ATGGTCGCACGATACGGAATTCTGGCAGGCCTTCTCGCATCGTTGGCCGCTGCGCCGGCGGTGGCGCAGACGGACGTCAATCTTGGTTTCTCCGGTTGGACGGGCTTTGCACCGCTGACCCTGGCAAAAGAGGCCGGGATCTTCGAGAAGCATGGACTGAATGTCACCCTGTCGAAGATTCCGCAGGCCAGCCGCCATCTCGCGATGGCGTCGGGCGACATCCAGTGCGCCGCAACCACGGTGGAAACCTGGGTCGCTTGGAGCGCGAACGGCGTCCCGGCCACGCAGATCTTCCAGATGGACAAGTCCTACGGCGCCGATGGCATCGCGGTGCGCGGCGACATCGCCGACTTCGCGGCTCTCGAGGGCAAGACGGTGGCCGCCTCCGCGCCCGGCACGTCTCCCTATTTCCTGCTGGCCTGGATGCTGAAAGAGAACGGCATGACGATGCGCGATGTGCGGATCGTCAACATGGAGCCGGGTCCCGCTGCCCAGGCATTCGTTGCCGGGCAGAACGACGCCGCGATGACCTACGAGCCGTATCTGTCGACAGTGCGCGACGCGCCGGATTCCGGCAAGATCCTTGCAACGACGCTCGACTACCCGGCCGTCATGGACACGGTCGGCTGCACGCCGACATTCCTTCAGGAAAACCCCGAAGCCGGCAAAGCCCTGGCCGACAGCTACTTCGAGGCGCTGGAGATGATCGCGGCGGACCCCGACAAGGCCTATGAGATCATGGGCGCCGACGTGAACCAGACGGGCGAGCAGTTCGCGAACTCGGCCCAGCATCTGCGGTGGCAGGACAAGGCCGCCAATGCGACCTTTTTCGAGGGCGAGTTCAAGACCTTCTCGGAGGCCGCGGCAGAGTTGCTGCTGGAGATCGGCGTCATCCGTGAAAAGCCCGATGTCGCAATGCTCTACGACGATCAGTACATCAAGTAG
- a CDS encoding glycerol-3-phosphate dehydrogenase/oxidase produces MFRLPGRRASRDRENLARTEPLRLVRAEQEDRLADETFDILIVGGGVTGCYCAFDAALRGYRVALIEKDDFASGTSSKSSKMVHGGLRYIEQGNLGLVRHSLLERQRLRRNAGHLVQRLPFLFPILERDGIFDARMARAFEGLLWSYDLAGGWREGILHQRLTAAEVLAHCPTFRDDQLRGGFMYFDARVDDARLTLALARSAAHHGAAILNHARVMELTRNGGKADGAVVETASGREIRVRAKAVIMATGVWMRDWMVADNDERPLHVRPAKGVHVAIPWLKVRNDCTVTIPVPGRSRRATITRWGNVSYLGTTDEDYKGSLDDVHCTRTELDFLLEGARSALKTDIDASDVVGSIAGCRPLVSSSPGGSTMDVKRDHTVHVGKDGVVSIVGGKLTTARHMAAQTVDAVGSVLGDKRRCTTKKAWLLGAAGYDAQAIVASGGMAAHLGERYGTEARFVSDLLAEDSGLAEPIVEGLPFTQAEVVYAVRHEMAATVDDVLSRRMRARLMARDASGRAAARVGEIIGRELKLSSNEIASQIAGYEAAIAKEKSILTGDY; encoded by the coding sequence ATGTTTCGACTTCCCGGCCGACGCGCCAGCCGCGACCGCGAAAACCTTGCCCGCACCGAGCCCTTGCGGCTCGTCCGCGCCGAGCAGGAAGACAGGCTTGCCGACGAGACGTTCGACATTCTCATCGTCGGGGGTGGCGTGACGGGATGCTACTGCGCCTTCGACGCGGCGCTGCGCGGCTATCGCGTGGCGCTCATCGAAAAGGACGACTTCGCTTCCGGCACCTCGTCCAAATCGTCAAAGATGGTCCATGGCGGTTTGCGCTACATCGAGCAGGGCAATCTGGGACTGGTCCGCCATTCCCTGCTGGAGCGGCAGAGGCTGCGCCGCAATGCCGGTCATCTGGTGCAGCGGTTGCCATTCCTGTTCCCGATCCTGGAGCGTGACGGCATCTTCGATGCGCGGATGGCCAGGGCGTTCGAGGGCCTGCTCTGGAGCTACGACTTGGCCGGCGGGTGGCGCGAGGGCATCCTTCATCAGCGGCTGACGGCCGCCGAGGTGCTGGCGCACTGTCCCACCTTCCGCGACGACCAGCTGCGCGGCGGCTTCATGTACTTCGATGCGCGGGTCGACGATGCTCGGCTGACGCTGGCGCTGGCACGGTCTGCCGCCCATCATGGTGCGGCCATCCTCAACCATGCGCGCGTCATGGAGCTGACGCGCAATGGCGGAAAGGCGGACGGCGCGGTCGTGGAAACCGCATCCGGCCGCGAGATCCGGGTGCGAGCGAAGGCCGTCATCATGGCGACGGGCGTCTGGATGCGCGACTGGATGGTTGCCGACAACGACGAGCGGCCGCTGCATGTCCGGCCGGCCAAGGGCGTGCATGTCGCCATTCCCTGGTTGAAGGTCCGCAACGACTGCACCGTGACGATCCCCGTTCCGGGGCGCAGCCGTCGGGCCACCATCACCCGGTGGGGCAACGTTTCCTATCTCGGCACCACAGACGAGGACTACAAGGGCAGCCTCGATGACGTTCATTGCACGCGCACCGAACTCGACTTCCTTCTGGAAGGCGCCCGTTCGGCCTTGAAGACGGACATCGACGCCAGCGACGTCGTCGGCAGCATCGCCGGCTGCCGCCCGCTCGTTTCGTCCTCGCCGGGTGGCAGCACGATGGATGTCAAACGCGACCATACGGTGCATGTCGGCAAGGACGGTGTCGTTTCCATCGTCGGCGGCAAGTTGACGACCGCCCGCCACATGGCCGCTCAGACCGTGGATGCCGTGGGCAGCGTGCTGGGCGACAAGCGCAGATGCACCACCAAGAAAGCCTGGCTGCTTGGCGCGGCCGGCTACGACGCCCAGGCAATCGTCGCCTCCGGCGGGATGGCGGCCCATCTGGGAGAGCGATACGGCACCGAAGCCCGCTTCGTCAGCGACCTTCTGGCCGAGGATTCGGGCCTTGCCGAGCCCATCGTCGAAGGACTGCCGTTCACGCAGGCCGAAGTTGTGTATGCGGTCCGGCACGAGATGGCGGCAACGGTGGACGATGTCCTGTCGCGGCGGATGCGGGCCCGCCTGATGGCACGCGACGCCTCCGGCCGGGCGGCAGCCCGCGTCGGTGAGATCATCGGGCGGGAGCTGAAGCTTTCGTCCAACGAGATCGCCAGCCAGATCGCCGGATATGAAGCGGCGATCGCCAAAGAAAAATCCATACTTACGGGAGACTATTGA
- a CDS encoding MFS transporter, which produces MHGSKYALRGIEDVISFIDKSDGIRGRAGLIWWLALGGLFLDAFANSALSAGLGPMTRNMGLDAREVALMTSFASWVAIVFNPIGGWMADRWGRMRPLVFAKLLALVGAVLVATAQSYEVIIFGRFFVGAAYGIDFAIAMAVLAEFTPARLRSRLNTWQGIWYLAVCTNILLAMMFYSWDVGDTIWRYSVAATGIFAFAIMLLQFAFMVESPIWLARKERLDDAARAMSRIYGLTFAAAPPAERLPVVNQAKRGFRNIALIFRGVYLPRTILAATVQIGQSIQYFAVGWYLPLISASLFGTDFINAMLGTLVFNVFGIVGGFMSPTIGRIFGLRRASAIGFGAVFCMLVIMGLFHDTMPVWLAVIVPSLFILFHSGGPGANGKSLSSLSFRSELRAGANGIIGAMGATGAAIGLLVFPIFRETYGLGTTFLILSVVPLIACIICSVIRWDPTRTSVNPDNEPGAPQFAGD; this is translated from the coding sequence ATGCACGGGAGCAAGTATGCCCTGCGGGGCATAGAAGACGTCATTTCGTTTATCGACAAGAGCGACGGTATCCGCGGGCGCGCCGGCCTCATCTGGTGGCTTGCGCTGGGCGGTCTGTTTCTCGATGCCTTCGCCAACTCGGCGCTCAGCGCCGGGCTTGGCCCGATGACCCGGAACATGGGGCTGGACGCGCGCGAAGTCGCGCTGATGACGTCCTTCGCATCTTGGGTCGCGATCGTGTTCAACCCGATCGGCGGCTGGATGGCCGACCGCTGGGGCCGCATGCGCCCTCTCGTCTTCGCCAAGCTCCTCGCTTTGGTCGGCGCCGTCCTGGTAGCGACAGCGCAGAGCTACGAGGTGATCATCTTCGGCCGGTTCTTCGTCGGCGCGGCCTATGGCATCGACTTCGCCATCGCCATGGCCGTACTTGCCGAATTTACCCCGGCCCGGCTGCGCAGCCGCCTGAACACCTGGCAAGGCATCTGGTATCTTGCGGTGTGCACGAACATCCTTCTGGCAATGATGTTCTATAGCTGGGATGTGGGCGACACGATCTGGCGCTATTCCGTCGCGGCGACCGGCATTTTCGCCTTCGCGATCATGCTGCTGCAATTCGCCTTCATGGTGGAAAGCCCCATCTGGCTGGCGCGCAAGGAAAGGCTGGACGACGCCGCCAGGGCCATGAGTCGCATCTACGGCCTTACCTTCGCCGCGGCCCCGCCGGCCGAGCGCCTGCCGGTCGTCAACCAGGCAAAACGCGGTTTTCGCAACATCGCGCTGATCTTCCGGGGCGTCTACCTGCCGCGCACCATCCTGGCGGCAACGGTTCAGATCGGCCAGTCGATCCAGTATTTCGCGGTCGGCTGGTATCTACCGCTCATCAGCGCATCGCTGTTCGGCACCGATTTCATCAACGCCATGCTGGGGACGCTCGTCTTCAACGTCTTCGGCATCGTCGGCGGGTTCATGTCGCCCACCATCGGACGGATTTTCGGCCTGCGTCGCGCTTCGGCCATCGGCTTCGGCGCCGTCTTCTGCATGTTGGTCATCATGGGGCTTTTCCACGACACGATGCCAGTCTGGCTGGCGGTCATCGTGCCCTCACTCTTCATCCTTTTTCACTCTGGCGGACCGGGGGCGAATGGAAAAAGCCTGTCTTCCCTGTCCTTCCGCAGCGAACTGCGTGCCGGTGCGAACGGCATCATCGGCGCGATGGGTGCAACCGGCGCAGCCATCGGTCTCCTCGTCTTTCCGATTTTCAGAGAGACGTATGGGTTGGGAACGACGTTCCTGATCCTGTCGGTGGTTCCGCTTATCGCTTGCATCATCTGCAGCGTCATCCGGTGGGATCCAACCCGCACCTCCGTCAATCCGGACAACGAGCCGGGTGCACCACAGTTTGCCGGCGACTGA
- a CDS encoding ABC transporter permease, translating to MLRPFQPVGATTRVVLGISFFVAFVALWAVATLGGFVSRTFLADPLTMLADGWNLLQRGFLYDIGMTVWRVVGGFAVAAALGVPIGIAMGAYKPIEALLEPFVSFARYLPASAFVPLLILWAGIGETQKLLVIFIGAFFQIVLMVAGSVASTRQDLVEAAYTLGARDRGIVARVLMPANAPDIAEILRLVLGWAWTYVIVAELIGASSGIGYMIINSQALMATGQIIFGIIVIGIIGLISDFLFKSFNRWVFAWRFA from the coding sequence ATGCTTCGTCCATTCCAGCCGGTCGGCGCCACAACGCGCGTCGTCCTTGGCATATCCTTCTTCGTGGCCTTCGTTGCACTGTGGGCGGTGGCGACGCTGGGAGGCTTCGTCTCGCGCACCTTCCTTGCCGATCCGCTGACCATGCTGGCGGACGGCTGGAACCTCCTGCAGCGCGGCTTCCTCTACGATATCGGCATGACGGTCTGGCGCGTCGTCGGCGGCTTTGCCGTCGCCGCCGCGCTGGGCGTTCCGATCGGCATCGCCATGGGCGCCTATAAGCCCATCGAGGCGCTGCTGGAGCCGTTCGTCTCCTTTGCCCGCTACCTCCCCGCTTCGGCCTTCGTGCCGCTGCTGATCCTGTGGGCGGGCATCGGCGAGACGCAGAAGCTACTGGTCATCTTCATCGGCGCGTTCTTCCAGATCGTCCTGATGGTTGCGGGGTCGGTGGCCTCGACCAGGCAGGACCTCGTCGAGGCTGCCTACACGCTGGGCGCGCGCGACAGGGGCATCGTCGCACGCGTGCTGATGCCGGCCAACGCACCCGATATCGCCGAGATCCTCAGGTTGGTGCTGGGCTGGGCCTGGACCTACGTCATCGTTGCGGAACTGATCGGCGCATCTTCCGGCATCGGCTACATGATCATCAACAGCCAGGCGCTGATGGCAACGGGGCAGATCATCTTCGGCATCATCGTCATCGGAATCATTGGGCTCATCTCCGACTTCCTGTTCAAATCCTTCAACCGGTGGGTCTTCGCCTGGAGGTTCGCATGA
- a CDS encoding FGGY-family carbohydrate kinase — MTERAGRPIGARAIYLWAVRHMRDTPCVAEALKQKRLAFGTVDSWLLWHLSETRRVVTTPTNATSCGAYDLRQHSYIGDWLDAQEFPQELLPTLMEDADEFGHTRSDLIGIRVPIMASMGDQLAGLVGLGCHDSGQAMCVHGTGSFVDLVIGQERPAQPGAVEATFTMTAWRKGGCSDFAVETYAATTGSALNWLCADMRWFDDARQISALAAEAGGARGICFMPTLTGLRQPVMVPAARASLTGLSMTHTREELAYAVLGGIAQSVVSCVEADELVAGKQMHELVAGGGLSSSDPLLRMQADLGGVPVRRMPDAERASLRGTAFMAGARGLMWSDLSQARSTLPPGETFEPSLSEDERLSRRAGWHAAISDEIGRTRAGVYDNRPPLPGSGG; from the coding sequence TTGACCGAGCGTGCCGGACGCCCCATCGGTGCACGGGCCATCTACCTCTGGGCCGTGCGCCACATGCGCGACACGCCATGCGTGGCGGAGGCACTGAAGCAAAAGCGCCTTGCCTTCGGCACGGTCGACAGCTGGCTTCTGTGGCATCTTTCCGAAACCCGGAGGGTCGTGACGACGCCCACCAACGCCACCTCCTGCGGGGCCTATGACCTGCGCCAGCACAGCTACATCGGCGATTGGCTGGACGCCCAGGAGTTTCCGCAAGAGTTGCTGCCGACCCTTATGGAAGACGCCGACGAGTTCGGACATACACGCAGCGACCTGATCGGCATCCGCGTTCCGATCATGGCGTCCATGGGTGATCAGCTTGCAGGCCTTGTCGGCCTCGGATGCCATGACAGCGGCCAGGCCATGTGCGTCCACGGAACGGGCAGCTTCGTCGATCTCGTGATCGGCCAGGAGCGCCCGGCGCAGCCGGGTGCCGTCGAGGCGACGTTCACGATGACCGCCTGGCGCAAGGGTGGATGCTCGGACTTTGCGGTGGAGACTTACGCGGCCACCACCGGCTCCGCGCTCAACTGGCTTTGCGCCGACATGCGCTGGTTCGACGATGCACGTCAGATCAGCGCCCTGGCGGCCGAGGCCGGCGGGGCGCGCGGCATCTGCTTCATGCCGACGCTGACGGGGCTGCGACAGCCGGTCATGGTGCCGGCCGCGCGGGCCTCCCTGACCGGGCTTTCCATGACCCATACGCGTGAAGAGCTCGCCTATGCGGTTCTGGGAGGCATCGCGCAGTCGGTCGTCTCATGTGTGGAAGCGGACGAGCTGGTGGCCGGCAAGCAGATGCATGAGCTGGTTGCGGGCGGCGGCCTTTCGTCGTCCGATCCGCTGCTGCGCATGCAGGCCGATCTTGGCGGCGTCCCCGTGCGTCGCATGCCCGACGCAGAGCGCGCGAGCCTGCGCGGCACCGCCTTCATGGCCGGCGCGCGAGGGCTCATGTGGAGCGATCTTTCGCAAGCCCGCTCCACCCTGCCGCCGGGCGAGACGTTCGAACCTTCCTTGTCGGAAGACGAGCGTCTGTCGCGTCGGGCGGGCTGGCACGCGGCCATCTCCGACGAGATCGGCCGTACCCGAGCCGGCGTCTATGACAACCGCCCGCCCTTGCCCGGCAGTGGCGGGTGA